GCGCCCCCGCCACCATACCCGGCGTTCTGGCCGTGGGCGGGTTGGACAAGGACGGAACCGCCAGCGTGGATTCCTCCTCACAGGGCATCAGCATCGGCGTCTCCGCGCCGGCCGAGGACCTGGCCGGCGGTCTGCCCGGCGGAGGCTACGCCCGCTGGAGCGGCACCAGCGGGGCGGCGCCGATCGTTTCCGGCGTTGCGGCCCTGATCCGCTCCAAGTACCCCACCATGACCGCCGCGCAGGTCATTAACAGGATCATTTCCACGGCCAAGCCGAAGGGGAACGGAACGCCCAACGCCATCTACGGTTACGGCATCCTCGACGCCTACGCGGCCTTGACGGCTAACGTCCCGTTGGCGACGGCGAACCCGCTGGGCAGCATCGACGACTGGATCCGCGTCCACCGCCGCGGCCAGGCCGCGCCTCCAGCCGGCGGATCCACCGTGGCCACCTCGCCCCTGCCGAAGGCGACCTTCAGCGACCACGCCGCACCGGTGCCGCTCCCTGCCGCCGGACTGCGCAGCATGGAGCCGGCGGCGATAGTGCTCGGATTCCTGGCCCTGCTGGTGCTGGTGTTGGCAGCGGGGAGCACCCACATCCTCCTGGCCCGGCGCAGGATCCTGGCCAGTGACGGACCGGCCGGCGGTGCCGGACCAGCCAGTGCCGGACCGGCCGGTGACGGACCGGCCAGCGATGCCGGCAGCAAGGGTGCCGTCGCGGCCGAAAGAGCGAGCCACAAACACTAGGTCCGGCCGCGCTGCCGAGGGCAGCATTTCATCGCCGGACTCATTAGTGAATGTTTTCACAAAGAGCTGTACAATTGGACCATGGCACTCACTCCCACATACTCAGACCGTCCGCGCGTCCTGGTGGTAGGCGGCGGTTACGTTGGCCTCTACACGGCGTTCAAGCTGCAGAAGAAGATCGCGAACGCCGGCGGCATCGTCACCTTGGTCGATCCGCTGCCCTACATGACGTACCAGCCGTTCCTGCCCGAGGTGGCCGGCGGCAACATCGAGGCGCGCCACGCGGTGGTTTCCCACCGCCGCCACCTCAAGGAAACCGAGCTGATCCAAGGCTCTGTCACCAGCATCGACCACGAGAACCGGACCGCCGTGATTGCCCCCGCCGACGGCGGCGAGATGATTGAACTGACGTATCACGACGTCGTCCTCGCAGCAGGTGCCGTCACCCGCACCTTCCCGATCAAGGGCCTGGCCGAATCCGGCATCGGACTGAAGACCATCGAGGAAGCCGTTGCGCTGCGCAACCAGGTGCTGAACCTGATCGAGCAGGCCTCCACCGAGACCGACCCCGCCAAGCGCAAGCGAGCCTTGACATTCGTTGTCGTCGGCGGCGGCTTCGCCGGCATCGAGACCATCGCCGAACTCGAGGACATGGCCCGCGCCGCCGTCAAGCTCAACCGACGCGTGGAGCAGTCCGAACTCCGCTTCGTGCTCGTTGAAGCCATGGGCCGCATCATGCCCGAGGTCACCGAATCACAGGCCCTGTGGGTGGTGGACCACCTGCGCAGCCGCGGCGTCGAGGTCCTGCTGAACACTTCGCTGGACAATGCCGAGAACAACAACCTCAAGCTCATCAACCTCCCGGACAAGTCTGTTGCGCAGGAATTCGACGCGGATACCCTCATCTGGACGGCCGGCGTCATGGCCAACCCGATGGTCCGCTCCACCGACTTCCCGATCGAGCCCCGCGGCCGCGTCTCGGTGAACGTGAACCTCCAGATTTCCGGCGAGTTCGGAGTC
This genomic stretch from Arthrobacter dokdonellae harbors:
- a CDS encoding S8 family serine peptidase translates to MPDATQPPKRRLRGIGAALLALALTAPLALAGATAASADDIRNREYWLGSSGITKAWEISQGAGVKVAVIDSGIDASHVDLKGAIAGGVDMSGSGNAKGTKGVGAEPEHGTLVATMLAGRGHASASATAKGPTAPAKPSVGAGPDGVIGVAPKSEILSVSVWLGSDNPSGKNIDAQIPAAVRWAVDHGAKVINMSLGSTSTAWPQSWDSAFSYAEAKDVVIVAAAGNRKSGSEQVGAPATIPGVLAVGGLDKDGTASVDSSSQGISIGVSAPAEDLAGGLPGGGYARWSGTSGAAPIVSGVAALIRSKYPTMTAAQVINRIISTAKPKGNGTPNAIYGYGILDAYAALTANVPLATANPLGSIDDWIRVHRRGQAAPPAGGSTVATSPLPKATFSDHAAPVPLPAAGLRSMEPAAIVLGFLALLVLVLAAGSTHILLARRRILASDGPAGGAGPASAGPAGDGPASDAGSKGAVAAERASHKH
- a CDS encoding NAD(P)/FAD-dependent oxidoreductase, whose amino-acid sequence is MALTPTYSDRPRVLVVGGGYVGLYTAFKLQKKIANAGGIVTLVDPLPYMTYQPFLPEVAGGNIEARHAVVSHRRHLKETELIQGSVTSIDHENRTAVIAPADGGEMIELTYHDVVLAAGAVTRTFPIKGLAESGIGLKTIEEAVALRNQVLNLIEQASTETDPAKRKRALTFVVVGGGFAGIETIAELEDMARAAVKLNRRVEQSELRFVLVEAMGRIMPEVTESQALWVVDHLRSRGVEVLLNTSLDNAENNNLKLINLPDKSVAQEFDADTLIWTAGVMANPMVRSTDFPIEPRGRVSVNVNLQISGEFGVIENAWAAGDVAAVPDVTGGLPDGTCVPNAQHALRQAKRLANNLWASRFNKPLKGYKHKNLGAVAGFGQWKGVAKIMGIQLKGAPAWLAHRGYHGLAMPTVERKVRVLMDWFVTMITSRDLTQLENLQAPRSAFVSAATPKPKPAAAAPAAPAEAPRAEAPKAEAPKAEAPKAEAKEEAAAAK